The following coding sequences lie in one Streptomyces sp. NBC_00510 genomic window:
- a CDS encoding LysR family transcriptional regulator produces the protein MLFRQLEYLVALAQEGHFARAAQSCGVSQPSLSEGIRKLEEEMRVPLIQRGRRFDGLTAEGERVVVWARQILADRDAMEGEVAAMRTGLSGRIRIGVVPSAATAVPRLVDPLCTRHPLLTAHIVNDLTSSDILTMLRDFTLDAAVTYLDDEVRAAFRTVPLYREKYALLTDASWAPAGGATATWAEAAALPLCLLTSTMRGRRTMDALFAAAGAEPTARVETDSFASLIAHVVPGRWAGIAPLAWIHALGVPPGVRAVPMVEPARAAEIGLVAFRRDPESVMVQALVATAQHADLKPLESLPRMQ, from the coding sequence GTGCTCTTCCGGCAGCTCGAATACCTGGTGGCCCTGGCGCAGGAGGGGCACTTCGCCCGTGCCGCGCAGAGCTGCGGGGTGTCCCAGCCCTCGTTGTCCGAGGGCATCCGCAAGCTGGAGGAGGAGATGCGGGTCCCGCTGATCCAGCGGGGCCGGCGGTTCGACGGCCTCACCGCCGAGGGCGAGCGCGTCGTGGTGTGGGCGCGGCAGATCCTGGCCGACCGGGACGCCATGGAGGGCGAGGTCGCCGCCATGCGCACCGGACTGAGCGGCCGCATCCGCATCGGCGTGGTGCCCAGCGCGGCCACCGCCGTGCCGCGCCTGGTCGACCCGTTGTGCACGCGGCACCCGCTGCTCACCGCGCACATCGTGAACGACCTGACGTCGAGTGACATCCTCACGATGCTCAGGGACTTCACCCTCGACGCCGCCGTCACGTACCTGGACGACGAGGTGCGCGCCGCCTTTCGCACCGTGCCGCTGTACCGGGAGAAGTACGCACTGCTCACCGACGCCTCGTGGGCCCCGGCCGGCGGCGCCACGGCGACCTGGGCGGAGGCGGCGGCCCTGCCACTGTGCCTGCTCACATCGACCATGCGGGGACGGCGCACCATGGACGCCCTTTTCGCCGCGGCCGGGGCCGAACCGACGGCGAGGGTGGAGACCGACTCGTTCGCCTCGCTGATCGCGCACGTCGTGCCCGGACGATGGGCCGGGATCGCCCCTCTGGCGTGGATCCATGCCCTGGGAGTGCCGCCCGGGGTGCGGGCGGTCCCGATGGTGGAGCCCGCCCGGGCGGCCGAGATAGGGCTGGTCGCCTTCCGCCGGGATCCCGAGTCCGTGATGGTGCAGGCGCTGGTCGCCACCGCGCAGCACGCCGACCTCAAGCCGCTGGAGTCGCTTCCCCGGATGCAGTGA
- a CDS encoding glycoside hydrolase family 13 protein yields MRSTVSTTDPAPATPWWRDAVCYEIHPRAFADGDGDGVGDLAGAAARLDHVARLGADAVWITPFYPSPLADGGYDIADHTAVAPDLGTDADFDAFVARAHGLGLRVLIDLVPNHTSDTHPWFREALAADPGSAARDRYLFRTGRGADGELPPNDWESAFGGPAWTRVPAPDGGPGEWYLHLHAPEQPDLNWRRPEVVADFERILRHWLDRGVDGFRIDVAHTLFKAPGLPDAGPGQHQDILRNHLLPYHDQEELHPLFRSWRRLLDTHPAPSGAVPPGQRVMVAEAAVFEPARLARYVSPGEMQQAFNFAFLESPWDGTELRAVIERSVASMRAVGARVTWVLSSHDAVRPVTRYGGGQRGRRRARAAALLMLALPGAAYVYQGEELGLPQVHVPDDRLRDPLWERSGHRERGRDGCRVPLPWEGPAAPYGFSSAPADACWFPQPDDWADLTVRAQGDDPASMLALYRSALRLRREAPVPADAVPVPQGPADGSWVAFDRAPGLRCLTNFGPDPLPLADEDEVLLASTPLDGRSVPADTTVWLRTAGTTTAFASQAGSSRAAPLGERPANISSGSATTSTAAGPAAVGRPRAPSAAITGLTASGEATPAA; encoded by the coding sequence ATGAGGAGCACCGTGAGCACCACCGATCCCGCACCGGCCACGCCCTGGTGGCGGGACGCGGTCTGCTACGAGATCCACCCCCGCGCGTTCGCCGACGGCGACGGGGACGGCGTCGGCGACCTCGCCGGCGCCGCCGCCCGCCTGGACCACGTGGCCCGCCTGGGGGCGGACGCGGTGTGGATCACCCCGTTCTACCCGTCCCCGCTGGCCGACGGCGGGTACGACATCGCCGACCACACCGCCGTCGCCCCCGACCTCGGCACCGACGCGGACTTCGACGCCTTCGTCGCGCGCGCCCACGGCCTGGGGCTGCGGGTCCTGATCGACCTCGTCCCCAACCACACCTCGGACACGCACCCCTGGTTCCGGGAGGCCCTCGCGGCCGATCCGGGGAGCGCGGCAAGGGACCGCTACCTCTTCCGCACCGGACGCGGCGCGGACGGTGAACTCCCCCCGAACGACTGGGAGTCCGCGTTCGGGGGTCCGGCGTGGACCCGTGTGCCCGCACCGGACGGCGGCCCGGGCGAGTGGTACCTGCACCTGCACGCGCCCGAGCAGCCGGACCTCAACTGGCGCCGGCCGGAGGTCGTCGCCGACTTCGAGCGGATCCTGCGGCACTGGCTCGACCGCGGCGTCGACGGTTTCCGCATCGACGTGGCCCACACCCTCTTCAAGGCCCCCGGCCTGCCCGACGCCGGACCCGGGCAGCACCAGGACATCCTCCGCAACCACCTGCTGCCGTACCACGACCAGGAGGAACTGCACCCGCTGTTCCGTTCCTGGCGCCGGCTGCTGGACACCCATCCGGCACCGTCCGGCGCGGTCCCCCCGGGGCAGCGCGTGATGGTGGCCGAGGCCGCCGTGTTCGAACCGGCCCGGCTGGCCCGGTACGTCAGCCCCGGCGAGATGCAGCAGGCCTTCAACTTCGCGTTCCTGGAGTCCCCTTGGGACGGGACGGAGCTGCGCGCGGTCATCGAGCGGTCCGTCGCGTCGATGCGGGCCGTCGGGGCACGGGTCACCTGGGTCCTGTCCAGTCACGACGCGGTCCGCCCGGTCACCCGCTACGGCGGCGGGCAGCGCGGCCGGCGCCGGGCCCGGGCCGCCGCGCTGCTCATGCTCGCGCTGCCCGGCGCCGCCTACGTCTACCAGGGCGAGGAGCTGGGGCTGCCGCAGGTCCACGTGCCGGACGACCGGCTGCGTGATCCCCTCTGGGAGCGCTCCGGCCACCGCGAGCGCGGCCGCGACGGCTGCCGGGTGCCGCTGCCCTGGGAGGGCCCGGCGGCACCGTACGGTTTCAGCAGCGCCCCCGCGGACGCCTGCTGGTTCCCGCAGCCCGACGACTGGGCGGACCTCACCGTCCGGGCCCAGGGGGACGACCCCGCGTCGATGCTCGCCCTGTACCGCTCCGCGCTGCGGCTGCGGCGCGAGGCGCCGGTCCCGGCGGACGCGGTGCCGGTTCCGCAGGGGCCCGCGGACGGTTCCTGGGTCGCCTTCGACCGCGCGCCGGGGCTGCGGTGCCTGACCAACTTCGGCCCGGATCCGCTGCCCCTCGCGGATGAGGACGAGGTGCTGCTGGCCAGCACCCCGCTCGACGGCCGCTCGGTGCCCGCGGACACCACCGTGTGGCTCCGTACCGCCGGGACCACGACCGCGTTCGCGTCCCAGGCCGGCAGTTCCAGGGCTGCGCCACTCGGCGAACGGCCGGCGAACATCTCGTCCGGCAGCGCGACGACCTCGACGGCGGCGGGCCCCGCCGCCGTGGGGCGCCCTCGGGCGCCGTCGGCCGCGATCACCGGTCTCACTGCATCCGGGGAAGCGACTCCAGCGGCTTGA
- a CDS encoding Gfo/Idh/MocA family oxidoreductase translates to MTTLGLGLAGCGAFGAYLLDAVADLPGVRVVACADPDGDRAAALARRHGADVAADAAALAGLRGVDVVAIATPPATHAELAVGALRAGRHVFCEKPLAVTLEDALRVEAEAERSPGVLVVDHVLRYNPVLRMLQRLSAEGLLDPLVRFAFENDAADEDLGPGHWFWDPAHSGGIHVEHGVHFFDAARALMGSDPVEVHGTAVRREGGPVDIVVATATHPGGAVATHTHSFTHAHRAERQLMRLDYGFAEARVTGWIPTHATVTAWTDEQGARRWEDLPARTAALLAVSGLRPHGEERITVTVERDAGPAAPARGRGVERSVPHRVTCVVDLGGEARKQHVYAESVRAAFTDLLRCATEGGTPVADARSGRSAVAVAEAATRSAETGRTLPVPSGPTGA, encoded by the coding sequence GTGACCACGCTCGGTCTGGGCCTGGCCGGCTGCGGTGCGTTCGGCGCCTACCTGCTGGACGCCGTGGCCGACCTGCCCGGCGTACGCGTCGTGGCGTGCGCCGACCCCGACGGTGACCGTGCCGCCGCCCTCGCGCGGCGGCACGGCGCCGACGTCGCCGCCGACGCCGCCGCGCTGGCGGGCCTGCGCGGTGTGGACGTCGTGGCGATCGCCACTCCCCCGGCCACCCACGCGGAACTCGCCGTCGGCGCGCTGCGCGCGGGCCGGCACGTGTTCTGCGAGAAGCCGCTGGCCGTGACGCTGGAGGACGCCCTGCGGGTGGAGGCCGAGGCCGAACGCTCCCCCGGCGTCCTCGTCGTCGACCACGTCCTGCGCTACAACCCCGTCCTGCGGATGCTGCAGCGGCTGAGCGCCGAGGGGCTGCTGGACCCGCTGGTGCGCTTCGCCTTCGAGAACGACGCCGCCGACGAGGACCTGGGCCCCGGCCACTGGTTCTGGGACCCCGCCCACAGCGGCGGCATCCACGTCGAGCACGGCGTGCACTTCTTCGACGCAGCCCGCGCCCTCATGGGCAGCGATCCCGTCGAGGTGCACGGCACGGCCGTGCGCCGCGAGGGCGGCCCGGTCGACATCGTCGTGGCCACCGCCACCCACCCCGGCGGCGCCGTCGCCACCCACACCCACTCCTTCACCCACGCCCACCGCGCCGAACGGCAGTTGATGCGCCTGGACTACGGCTTCGCCGAGGCCCGGGTCACCGGCTGGATCCCGACCCACGCGACGGTCACGGCCTGGACGGACGAGCAGGGCGCCCGCCGCTGGGAGGACCTGCCCGCGCGCACCGCCGCGCTGCTGGCCGTATCGGGGCTGCGGCCGCACGGCGAGGAGCGGATCACCGTCACGGTGGAACGCGACGCGGGACCGGCGGCGCCCGCCCGCGGCCGCGGTGTGGAGCGGAGCGTCCCGCACCGGGTGACCTGCGTGGTCGACCTGGGCGGCGAGGCCCGCAAGCAGCACGTGTACGCCGAGAGCGTGCGCGCCGCCTTCACCGACCTGCTGCGCTGCGCGACCGAGGGTGGCACCCCGGTGGCCGACGCGCGGTCCGGGCGGTCCGCGGTCGCGGTGGCCGAGGCCGCCACGCGTTCCGCGGAGACCGGCCGCACCCTGCCGGTCCCGTCCGGCCCGACAGGAGCATGA
- the fdhD gene encoding formate dehydrogenase accessory sulfurtransferase FdhD, whose protein sequence is MGRVTARRRVLRIRDGVPGHRSDTLAAEEPMEIRVGGRALTITMRTPGSDFDLAVGFLVSEGVIHGPDEVLGIRYCAGATADDGNTYNVVDVVLAPGVRLPDLSLERNFYTTSSCGLCGKASLDAVRTTQHWSVAGDDAEIDSEVLFTLPDRLRAAQRVFDSTGGLHAAGLFTADGEMLCLREDVGRHNAVDKVVGHALQEGRLPLRGTVLMVSGRASFELVQKAAMAGIPVLAAVSAPSSLAVDLAAETGMTLVGFLRGRSANVYTGAERLRVAQPVV, encoded by the coding sequence ATGGGCCGGGTGACCGCGCGGCGGCGGGTGCTGCGGATCAGGGACGGGGTTCCCGGGCACCGCTCGGACACGCTGGCCGCCGAGGAGCCGATGGAGATCCGCGTCGGCGGCCGCGCGCTGACCATCACCATGCGCACCCCGGGCAGTGACTTCGACCTCGCGGTGGGCTTCCTCGTCAGCGAGGGCGTCATCCACGGTCCGGACGAGGTGCTGGGCATCCGCTACTGCGCCGGCGCGACGGCCGACGACGGCAACACCTACAACGTCGTCGACGTCGTCCTGGCGCCTGGTGTGCGCCTCCCGGACCTCTCCCTGGAGCGCAACTTCTACACCACCTCCTCCTGCGGTCTGTGCGGCAAGGCGAGCCTGGACGCGGTGCGGACCACGCAGCACTGGAGCGTGGCGGGCGACGACGCGGAGATCGACTCCGAGGTTCTCTTCACCCTCCCCGACCGGCTGCGGGCGGCGCAGCGGGTCTTCGACAGCACGGGCGGGCTGCACGCGGCCGGGCTGTTCACGGCGGACGGCGAGATGCTGTGCCTGCGTGAGGACGTGGGCCGCCACAACGCCGTCGACAAGGTGGTCGGCCACGCGCTGCAGGAGGGGCGGCTGCCGCTGCGGGGCACCGTGCTCATGGTCAGCGGGCGGGCGTCCTTCGAACTCGTGCAGAAGGCGGCCATGGCGGGCATCCCGGTGCTGGCCGCGGTGTCCGCGCCGTCCTCCCTCGCCGTGGACCTGGCCGCCGAGACGGGGATGACCCTGGTGGGCTTCCTGCGCGGCCGCTCGGCGAACGTGTACACCGGCGCCGAGCGGTTGCGCGTGGCCCAGCCCGTCGTTTGA